Proteins from a genomic interval of Pseudophryne corroboree isolate aPseCor3 chromosome 4, aPseCor3.hap2, whole genome shotgun sequence:
- the STMN4 gene encoding stathmin-4 isoform X2 — MTLAAYKDKVKELPLVSLFCSCFLSDPSKKQTYKYDADTVDLTWCVISDMEVIELNKRTSGHAFEVILKPPSFDGVPELNGTLPQRRDPSLEEIQKKLEAAEERRKYQEAELLKHLAEKREHEREVIQKAIEENNNFSKMAKEKLTQKMEVNKENREAHLAAMLERLQEKVS, encoded by the exons ATGACTTTGGCAG CCTACAAAGATAAGGTGAAGGAGCTCCCCCTAGTGTCACTATTCTGTTCCTGTTTTCTCTCTGACCCTTCAAAAAAACAGACCTACAAATATGATG CAGACACTGTGGACCTGACGTGGTGCGTTATCTCAGACATGGAGGTCATAGAATTAAACAAGCGGACCTCTGGTCATGCCTTCGAAGTCATTCTAAAGCCACCTTCATTTGATGGAGTCCCAGAACTAAACGGCACCCTTCCCCAGCGGCGAGACCCGTCCCTGGAGGAGATCCAGAAAAAACTTGAAGCAGCTGAAGAGAGGCGCAAG TACCAGGAAGCCGAGCTTCTCAAGCACCTGGCGGAGAAGAGGGAGCACGAACGTGAAGTGATTCAGAAAGCCATTGAGGAGAACAACAACTTCAGCAAAATGGCCAAGGAGAAACTAACACAGAAAATGGAGGTCAACAAGGAGAACAGGGAAGCGCACCTAGCCGCCATGCTGGAGCGTCTGCAGGAGAAGGTTAGTTAA